Proteins from one Lottiidibacillus patelloidae genomic window:
- a CDS encoding TIGR03986 family type III CRISPR-associated RAMP protein, translating to MPKGKIKKYLEDRGFGFIDDGSRDGLFIHIKNVTNASLLTKGEEVQYERSNGTKGPQAIKVRVLKNAINTSHTNNSVNNQMDKFYNPYNFVRWSEPANDGTEFVRKSPENHWSNEGISGVVKVNVTTESPLFVSGNKVKTHANGHEEYEFHKKDGKYTIPGSSLRGMIRSVYEAVTNSSYSILNENEEDIPLFYRGDTGMAKDLVPARLIKDGEQFKVELLTGHVHNKSRNLMYAAWFPRYKWAAIGNTPYHQRPIPNVSGNIKHGSEVYAILSSDIKHHKRPFFLRSVLEISDEKNNLSDPSRAIRGWYYHSGENMFNKHDERFFYRMDEQDLDGEYQFENMLKSVPNNIVKKYNQLITNYQEVNEDEIKLKKDTNNQNKLSRHLYDNKKVKGGELLYVQLDSDENVEGMYPVMISRRQYNTSILDMLPNHIKHPTNYEDLCPASRLFGWVQGDVGDIKNDDKRHAYKGKVRVSDAILTKENGTIQQTLGILGTPKPTAVAMYLRSKDLSASSLKGKYFDNGYDHQEVTIRGRKMYLSHGNQNPSLDRNIEKSNLNRTINDAMSKGNQFTFEIKVEGLTDVEFGALLWSLSLEKGMHHRLGYGKPFGFGQISVDIDGFEETNITSLYTTWEEKRKSYSKIELDNYIELFKQEMQKAFNCTFENIIQVVDMVAILTPSEKRSPIQYPVPFKSSKIFDWFVNNSRGKKSRYNEVLPFPSEEKDFLLKN from the coding sequence TTGCCTAAAGGAAAAATAAAAAAATATTTAGAAGATAGAGGTTTTGGATTTATTGATGATGGATCTCGTGATGGTCTTTTTATTCATATAAAAAATGTAACAAATGCATCTTTATTAACTAAAGGTGAAGAGGTACAGTATGAAAGAAGTAATGGCACTAAAGGTCCTCAAGCCATTAAAGTAAGAGTGTTAAAAAATGCTATTAATACCAGTCATACTAATAATTCAGTCAATAATCAAATGGATAAATTCTACAATCCTTACAATTTTGTAAGGTGGTCAGAACCTGCAAATGATGGCACTGAATTCGTAAGAAAATCTCCAGAAAACCATTGGAGTAACGAAGGAATTTCAGGTGTGGTTAAAGTTAATGTAACTACAGAAAGTCCGTTATTTGTTAGTGGTAATAAGGTAAAAACTCATGCTAATGGTCATGAGGAATATGAATTTCACAAAAAGGATGGTAAGTATACAATCCCTGGAAGTTCATTACGAGGAATGATCCGAAGTGTTTATGAAGCAGTTACTAACTCAAGCTATTCTATTTTAAATGAAAATGAGGAAGATATCCCACTCTTTTACCGTGGCGACACAGGAATGGCAAAAGACTTAGTTCCTGCAAGGCTTATTAAAGATGGTGAACAGTTTAAAGTAGAGTTACTCACTGGACATGTGCATAACAAGTCAAGAAACTTAATGTATGCAGCGTGGTTTCCAAGATATAAATGGGCAGCTATAGGTAATACACCATATCATCAAAGGCCTATCCCAAATGTTTCTGGAAATATTAAACATGGATCTGAGGTATATGCTATATTATCTAGTGATATCAAACACCATAAAAGGCCTTTCTTCTTAAGGTCAGTACTAGAAATTAGCGATGAAAAAAATAATTTATCTGATCCTTCAAGAGCCATTAGAGGTTGGTATTATCATTCGGGGGAAAACATGTTTAACAAGCATGATGAAAGGTTTTTTTATCGAATGGATGAACAAGATTTAGATGGTGAATACCAATTTGAAAATATGTTAAAAAGTGTCCCAAATAATATTGTGAAAAAATATAATCAATTAATAACAAACTACCAAGAGGTAAATGAAGACGAAATTAAGCTTAAGAAAGACACTAATAATCAGAATAAATTAAGCCGACATCTTTATGATAATAAAAAAGTTAAGGGAGGAGAACTTCTCTATGTTCAATTAGATTCGGATGAAAATGTTGAAGGAATGTACCCGGTAATGATCTCTCGAAGACAATATAATACTTCAATTCTTGACATGTTACCAAATCACATTAAGCATCCAACTAATTATGAGGATCTTTGCCCTGCATCTCGTCTGTTTGGCTGGGTACAAGGGGATGTAGGTGATATTAAAAATGATGATAAGAGGCATGCATATAAAGGAAAAGTGAGAGTCAGTGATGCAATATTAACGAAAGAAAATGGAACTATACAGCAAACACTTGGAATTCTAGGTACACCTAAACCTACTGCAGTTGCCATGTATTTAAGATCAAAGGATTTGAGTGCTAGTAGTCTCAAAGGGAAATATTTTGATAATGGCTATGACCACCAAGAGGTAACCATTCGAGGGAGAAAGATGTATTTATCGCATGGTAATCAAAACCCTTCTTTAGACAGAAATATAGAAAAGTCCAATCTAAACAGAACTATAAATGATGCAATGTCTAAAGGAAATCAATTTACTTTTGAAATAAAAGTAGAAGGACTTACTGACGTAGAATTTGGTGCTTTATTATGGTCTTTAAGTCTTGAAAAAGGTATGCATCATAGATTAGGATACGGCAAGCCATTTGGATTTGGCCAAATTAGTGTAGATATTGATGGATTTGAAGAAACGAATATTACATCTCTATACACTACTTGGGAAGAAAAACGAAAAAGCTACAGTAAGATAGAACTAGATAACTATATTGAATTATTTAAACAAGAAATGCAAAAAGCATTTAATTGTACATTTGAAAATATTATACAAGTAGTAGATATGGTAGCTATTTTAACTCCAAGTGAGAAAAGGTCACCAATTCAATATCCTGTCCCTTTTAAATCTAGTAAAATTTTTGATTGGTTTGTAAATAACTCTAGAGGAAAAAAATCAAGATATAACGAAGTACTACCATTTCCGAGTGAAGAAAAAGATTTCTTACTTAAGAATTAA
- a CDS encoding histidine phosphatase family protein: MKTSLIATVGNSLLKELPINGIHIYQNNLKKVVEMIKTEKYNQINEVSTIKLSLDNDLLNEKTDLYLMLPDTKEGKLTGEILKLYFKNEFQNIHTITIDGLNEENISEYKNEGLRNLFQNTSQIVYMKQKKGEECIINASGGDLIVSSFMGTIGQLLKVPVYYSIESENILPIPKLPIAMDYSLWLKHFAIFDRIYRKGSIPAEVLQKDIDSEEIIDFLNEYGGQYRLTSVGLLIHETLLKRFNDEASLYLPKRDSQSSNTQLSFPIEELPLSFITDLQSMITLKYVTNIELIEKKEKMPSNIRFKPINIQEGIIEGFFSDGVHTWIYHIKTTANDIIKLNAACVDLQLRFSPTIETPKPGTVEFILIRHGQHNGEKENRIEGWADFDLTDYGRNQSLTLANKLRQNYNINAIYSSSLNRARQTAEIIGKELNIEATTMDDLRAIDYGLAGGLTKQEAKVRYPNSADVDFPSNKQWGRESQFEFSNRVIEAFYEIYYSHPGQTVAIVTHGRAIGAILKEVLHLPVGEDFRVEADDTSIHHFVMGPDRIIVRSLNNSEHLINLQMQVSKEKR, encoded by the coding sequence ATGAAAACTTCTTTAATAGCTACTGTTGGGAATTCACTATTAAAGGAACTTCCTATTAATGGGATTCATATATACCAGAATAACCTAAAAAAAGTAGTAGAAATGATAAAAACTGAAAAATATAATCAAATAAACGAAGTATCCACCATTAAATTATCATTAGATAATGACTTATTGAACGAAAAAACTGACCTCTACCTCATGCTCCCAGACACCAAAGAAGGAAAACTAACTGGTGAAATATTAAAGCTTTATTTCAAAAACGAATTTCAAAACATACATACAATTACAATAGATGGATTGAATGAAGAAAATATATCCGAATATAAAAATGAGGGATTGCGAAACCTTTTTCAGAACACATCACAAATAGTGTACATGAAGCAAAAAAAAGGTGAAGAATGCATTATCAACGCTAGCGGAGGAGACTTAATTGTATCCTCTTTTATGGGTACGATTGGCCAACTTCTTAAGGTGCCAGTTTATTATTCGATCGAAAGTGAGAATATTTTACCTATTCCGAAGCTTCCAATCGCAATGGATTATTCATTATGGCTAAAACATTTTGCAATTTTTGATAGAATATATCGCAAAGGTTCTATTCCAGCAGAGGTTTTGCAAAAGGACATAGACTCAGAAGAGATAATTGATTTTTTAAATGAATATGGCGGTCAATATCGACTTACTTCAGTTGGTTTATTAATTCATGAAACTTTACTCAAGCGATTTAATGATGAGGCATCTTTATATTTGCCAAAAAGAGACTCACAATCTAGTAATACACAACTCTCTTTTCCGATAGAAGAATTACCATTATCTTTTATTACAGATCTGCAAAGTATGATTACATTAAAGTATGTAACAAATATCGAACTGATTGAGAAAAAAGAAAAGATGCCTAGCAATATTCGATTTAAACCAATTAATATTCAGGAAGGAATTATTGAGGGTTTTTTCTCTGATGGTGTTCATACGTGGATTTATCATATTAAAACAACTGCCAATGATATCATAAAATTAAATGCTGCTTGTGTAGATCTTCAACTGCGTTTCTCTCCAACTATAGAAACACCAAAACCTGGGACTGTTGAATTTATTCTAATTAGGCATGGTCAGCATAATGGAGAAAAAGAGAATAGAATTGAAGGTTGGGCAGATTTTGATTTAACGGATTATGGCCGCAACCAATCTTTAACACTTGCTAATAAATTAAGACAAAACTATAACATTAATGCAATTTACTCTAGTTCTTTAAATAGGGCGAGACAAACCGCTGAAATTATTGGAAAGGAATTAAATATAGAAGCTACTACTATGGATGATTTGCGTGCAATTGATTATGGTTTAGCAGGCGGATTAACTAAACAAGAGGCAAAGGTTAGGTATCCAAATTCAGCAGATGTAGACTTCCCTTCGAATAAACAGTGGGGGAGAGAATCGCAGTTTGAGTTCTCTAACAGAGTAATAGAAGCTTTTTACGAGATTTATTATTCCCATCCGGGGCAGACAGTAGCAATTGTAACACACGGTCGAGCAATTGGTGCCATATTAAAGGAAGTATTACATTTGCCAGTAGGCGAGGATTTTAGAGTTGAAGCAGATGATACTTCTATTCACCATTTTGTAATGGGTCCTGATAGGATTATAGTTCGTTCATTAAACAACTCCGAACATTTAATTAATTTACAAATGCAAGTTTCAAAGGAGAAGAGATAA